TTAAGATATTTGTTTGAAATGCTATTTGGTCTATGATTGTTATTGCTTCTGCTATTGATTGTGTTTGTTCGTTTATTTCATCCATTGATAAAGCAGTATTTGAAGCATGTTTTTCACCTGTTGCAACTTCATTTGATAAAGTTTGCGAATTAGTTTTCATCTTTTGCATTGATTCTTGAGAGTTTTTCATAGTTGATGTTAACTCTTCTAAACTAGCAGCTGTTTCTTCTAAACTAGATGCTTGTTCATTTGAACTATTGCTTAAACTTGAAATAATATCATTTAATTCATTTGCACTATTTTGTAAATCTTCTCCATTTTTAAGATTTTGTTTAAGCATATTTGTTGCAGATTGACCTAAAATATTACTGTTTTCATAAAGGTCTTTAATATCAGCTTCCACAGCTTTAGTATCTAGGCTTTTTGTATAATCATAATCAGTATAAGAGTTTAATAGATTTTGCACATTTGATATGTGATGATTAATATTATCAAGCATACTATTTACAACATCTTTTAATTCATTTAGCATTTTATTATTTGAAGATTTACTTATCTTTTTATCCAAATACCCTTTACTTACAAAGCTTGCAACTTCTACAGTATTTTCAATTAGTTCATTGTCAACTTTTATATTTTCTTCTATTTTTGCAACATTTTCATTTATAACTTTTGACATCGCACCTATTTCATCACTTGATTTAACTAAAATCTGTTTTGTGTCTTTTTTTATACCATTTAAAAAATCAAAAAAATCAATTAATCCTGTTTGTAAATTATGAAGAGGAGTAACAACTAATCTTTTTATTACATATAAAATTACACCAGCAACAACAATAATAGATAAAATACTTAAGATAGCTAAAATAATTGTAAACTCTTTACTCTCTTGTAAAAAATCATCTTTTGTTGTACCTATTACTACTTTCCAACCTCTATCTTTATAATCTTTAAAAATTATAATTTTTCTTTGAATTTCATTTGTTTTAGGGTTTGTCCAATCATATTCAATTATTCCCTCATCATGATTAAACATATTTTTTATATTGTCATCACTATTATCTTCTAAAATATTTTTACCTTCTTTAGTAGGATGTAATATAAATTTACCTTTAGTTTTCTTTTTAGTACTTACAATATAAAGATATCCATTTTCACCAATTTTTGTATTTTTAAGTCTTTTAGTAAAGTCGTTTAGACTTTTAGTATAGTTATACCCTACATATAATATACCTATAACTTTGCCATTTTTAATAATAGGATTATATACAGCCATATAGTCACTTCCAAAAAGATGAGCTGTACCAAAGTATTTTTTACCACTCATAATCACATCATATGCAGGAGATTTTTCACCTAAAAATGTACCAAGTGTTCTGCTTCCATCAGGTCGTTTAAGTGAAGTCGTAACTCTAACAAAATCATCGCCCATTTTTGCAAATACAGTTGCTGTTGAGCCTTTAAGTTTTGTATAGTAATCAACATATTCAAAGTTATTGTTTAATTTTATACCATTATTTGTAATAAGCGGAGTATCAACTCCATTTACTTTTACTGTTTGTGATGGATCAATTTGAATATTTGTAAACTGGGAATCAAAAGCATCATACAAGCTATCTGCTGTATCTTTTAGTAAATCATCATATACAAGTAGCGTTTCTGTTATTTGATGTAGTCTTTCTTTTAGTTGAGTATTAACTTTATCTGAGATAATATTTTTTGTGTAAGCTGCACTAAATATATTTAGACTTATAAGTAGTATAGATAAAACAAAAGCTAGAATTATAGTTGTTTTTGAAACAATATTTAGATTATTTAATTTTTTTAACATGGCATATTCTCCTAAAAAAGTAAAGAGAAGTTTACCTTAATGTTATTAATAGCTTAATTAATTTAAGTAAAATAAAAAATAATAATAAAAAAAGGGAAGAAAAAGCAAATGCTTTTCTTCCCTTTTGAAGCTTTTGATAAGTAAAGACTAGTGGTCTTCTTCTTCCATCATAATTGAACCTGCGATATACACATAAGTTAAAATCATGAAAATAAACGCTTGTAAGAAACCAAAAGCAGCTAACATAAAGAAACCAGCTAAAGGAACAATCCAAGGTACTAACATTAATAATACCATTAAGAACATATCATCACCTCTAATTGAACCAAAAAGTCTGAAAGACAATGATATGATTCTTGATAAGTGTGAGATAATCTCAATAGGGAACATCAAAGGAGCTAATATAGGCATAGGTCCCATAAAATGTTTAAAATAGTTTACAAAACCATTTTTCTTAATACCTAAGTAGTTATAGTAAACAAAAACAATTAACGCTAAAGATAGTGTAAAGTTAATATTTGCAGTTGCTGATTCAAATCCTGGAATAACACCCATCATATTACTTATAAAAATCACTAAACCTAAAGAACCAATAAGTGGCATATAAATTCTTGCGTTTTTTTCTCCCATTGTATCAGCACCCATTGCAATGATGCCTCCAATGTATGCTTCCATAACATTTTGTGAACCCGTTGGAACTAATTGCATTTTTCTAGTTGCTGCTCTAGCAATTAAGAAAATAATTCCTATTGCTAGAATAAAATGCGATAAAATGATCCATTCTTGACCATGCCCACCAATAGCACCCAAGAATGTAAATAATCTTCCTTCCATTTTCTTCCTTTTCTATTTTTCTTTTGTTGTTTTGCACAATATGTCGTGTATTATATGATTTGTTTTCTAAAATCTATATAAATAACAAAGAACAAATGTTAGATTTGTTTAAATCTGTAACCATTTTCCTTTAATTTATCTTTGATTAGTTTTTGATGATCCTCACCTTTTGTTTCAAGAGCAATTGTCACTAAAGCTTCTCCAAACTCCAACTTTATCGAATCTCTATCATAATCTATTTGAACAATATTAGCAGAGCAATCTTGGAAAATTTGTGATAGATGTGTTAATGCACCTGGCTTGTCCCTTAAAGTAACAACTAGATTTAATTTTCTATAAGATTTAACTAAACCTTTTTCAATAATTTGAGAAAGCATTGTAACATCAATATTTCCACCACTTACAATTGCACATACTTTAGAATCATCCATTTCAATTTTATCATGCATAATTGCAGCTGTTGCAGCTGCACCAGCTCCTTCAACTACAAGTTTATGCTTTTCAAGTAAAAACAAAATTGCATTTGCAATTTCTGTATCACTTACTTCAACAATATGATCAACATAATCAATAATAATATCTAAAAGTTTAGGATTTACATTTTTAACTGCAATTCCATCAGCAATAGTTCTAACAGATGCTGAATCAATTGGCATATGTGATTTATATGACTCTTTCATACCTCTTGCACCACTTGCAACTACACCTATAATTTTTATATCAGGATTGATGCTTTTAGCAGCTATTGCAATACCTGCAATAAGTCCACCTCCACCAATTGGCACAACTATTTGTTTTAAATCTGGTACTTTTTGTAATAGTTCTAAGGCTATTGTTCCTTGTCCTGCTATTACATCATCATCTGCAAATGGATGAATGAATTCACACTGCTTTTCTTCTTTAAATTTCATAGCAGCTGCATAAGCTTCATCGAAATTCTCTCCATGTAAAATTACATTTGCACCAAATGATTTAACACCACTTACTTTTGTCAATGGAGTTGCTTCTGGCATAAATATAGTTGCTTCACAATTAAATTTCATAGCTGCATATGCTAATCCTTGTGCATGGTTTCCAGCACTTGCTGCTACTACACCTTTAGCTCTTTTTTCTTCTTCTAGGTTTGCAATTCTATTATATGCACCTCTTAATTTAAAGCTTCCTGTTAATTGTAAATTCTCTTTTTTTAAATAAATTTCACTATTAAAAATTTCACTTAAAATCGGAGCTTTAGTTATAGGAGTGCATTGTGCTACATTTTCTAGATTTCTTTTTGCTTCATTTATGTGGTCTATTGTAATCATTAT
The window above is part of the Malaciobacter marinus genome. Proteins encoded here:
- a CDS encoding methyl-accepting chemotaxis protein, with the protein product MLKKLNNLNIVSKTTIILAFVLSILLISLNIFSAAYTKNIISDKVNTQLKERLHQITETLLVYDDLLKDTADSLYDAFDSQFTNIQIDPSQTVKVNGVDTPLITNNGIKLNNNFEYVDYYTKLKGSTATVFAKMGDDFVRVTTSLKRPDGSRTLGTFLGEKSPAYDVIMSGKKYFGTAHLFGSDYMAVYNPIIKNGKVIGILYVGYNYTKSLNDFTKRLKNTKIGENGYLYIVSTKKKTKGKFILHPTKEGKNILEDNSDDNIKNMFNHDEGIIEYDWTNPKTNEIQRKIIIFKDYKDRGWKVVIGTTKDDFLQESKEFTIILAILSILSIIVVAGVILYVIKRLVVTPLHNLQTGLIDFFDFLNGIKKDTKQILVKSSDEIGAMSKVINENVAKIEENIKVDNELIENTVEVASFVSKGYLDKKISKSSNNKMLNELKDVVNSMLDNINHHISNVQNLLNSYTDYDYTKSLDTKAVEADIKDLYENSNILGQSATNMLKQNLKNGEDLQNSANELNDIISSLSNSSNEQASSLEETAASLEELTSTMKNSQESMQKMKTNSQTLSNEVATGEKHASNTALSMDEINEQTQSIAEAITIIDQIAFQTNILSLNAAVEAATAGEAGKGFAVVAQEVRNLANRSAEAASQIKHIVENAAIKANEGKEITKQMINGYEKLRENIQETTQIISQVTNTSNEQLNGLEQINHAVNDLDKITQTNANVAKKATTISDNTNQISQIIVQEAKKAKLK
- a CDS encoding F0F1 ATP synthase subunit A, encoding MEGRLFTFLGAIGGHGQEWIILSHFILAIGIIFLIARAATRKMQLVPTGSQNVMEAYIGGIIAMGADTMGEKNARIYMPLIGSLGLVIFISNMMGVIPGFESATANINFTLSLALIVFVYYNYLGIKKNGFVNYFKHFMGPMPILAPLMFPIEIISHLSRIISLSFRLFGSIRGDDMFLMVLLMLVPWIVPLAGFFMLAAFGFLQAFIFMILTYVYIAGSIMMEEEDH
- the ilvA gene encoding threonine ammonia-lyase — protein: MITIDHINEAKRNLENVAQCTPITKAPILSEIFNSEIYLKKENLQLTGSFKLRGAYNRIANLEEEKRAKGVVAASAGNHAQGLAYAAMKFNCEATIFMPEATPLTKVSGVKSFGANVILHGENFDEAYAAAMKFKEEKQCEFIHPFADDDVIAGQGTIALELLQKVPDLKQIVVPIGGGGLIAGIAIAAKSINPDIKIIGVVASGARGMKESYKSHMPIDSASVRTIADGIAVKNVNPKLLDIIIDYVDHIVEVSDTEIANAILFLLEKHKLVVEGAGAAATAAIMHDKIEMDDSKVCAIVSGGNIDVTMLSQIIEKGLVKSYRKLNLVVTLRDKPGALTHLSQIFQDCSANIVQIDYDRDSIKLEFGEALVTIALETKGEDHQKLIKDKLKENGYRFKQI